The genomic DNA GCTTCTCAAGAGCGACCTGGCCTTTCCCGAGGCCCTGTACACGGCCCTATCCATCTACCTGCTCTTCGCCATCGGCTTCAAAGGGGGGGTGGAGCTTTCCAAGACCCCCGTGGCCACCCTGCTCCTTCCCGCCTTGGCCACCCTGGGCCTGGGGATGTTCCGCCCCCTTTCCAGCTATTTTCTGGCCCGCCGCTTTCTCACCCTCGGCCGGGTGGATGCCGGGGCCTTGGCCGCCCATTACGGTTCGGTCTCTGCGGTGACCTTTTTGGCGGCCCTCACCTTTGCCCAAGGGGTGGGCCACAGGCCCGAGGGCTTCTTGCCCACCCTGGTGGCCCTTTTGGAGGTGCCGGGTATCGTGGTGGCCCTGCTCTTGGCCAAGCGGGGAGGTGGGAACCTGGGTGACGCCTTCCAGGAGGTCCTTACCGGGAGGAGCGTGGTCCTCCTGGTGGGAGGGCTTCTCATCGGGGCCCTTTCCGGGGAGGAGGGGATGGACCGGGTAAAACCCTTTTTTGTGGATCCCTTCTATGGGGTCCTCACCCTTTTCCTGCTGGATCTGGGGATGGTGGCGGCCTCGAGGTTCGCTGCCCTAAAACAGGTGGGCTTCCGCCTGGTCCTCTATGGCATCCTCCTGCCCATCTTCCATGGGGCCATCGGGGTGTATCTCGGGCATTGGGTGGGGCTTTCCGTGGGAGGAGCAACGGTTTTGGGGGCCATGGCCGCCAGCAGCAGCTATATCGCCGCCCCCGCCGCCGTGCGCATCGCCTTGCCGGAGGCCAATCCCAGCCTGTACCTCACCGCCAGCTTGGCGGTGACCTTTCCCTTTAACCTGGTCTTGGGCATCCCCATCTACCACGCCCTAACCCAGTGGATCGGGGGGTGAAACATGGACCTGAAGCCCTTAAAGCTGGTGA from Thermus albus includes the following:
- a CDS encoding sodium-dependent bicarbonate transport family permease, with translation MDALELLRLNLLSPMVLAFALGVAARLLKSDLAFPEALYTALSIYLLFAIGFKGGVELSKTPVATLLLPALATLGLGMFRPLSSYFLARRFLTLGRVDAGALAAHYGSVSAVTFLAALTFAQGVGHRPEGFLPTLVALLEVPGIVVALLLAKRGGGNLGDAFQEVLTGRSVVLLVGGLLIGALSGEEGMDRVKPFFVDPFYGVLTLFLLDLGMVAASRFAALKQVGFRLVLYGILLPIFHGAIGVYLGHWVGLSVGGATVLGAMAASSSYIAAPAAVRIALPEANPSLYLTASLAVTFPFNLVLGIPIYHALTQWIGG